Genomic segment of Gammaproteobacteria bacterium:
GGCTGCGATCGTATTGCTCTTTGTAGGCATTTTCATGCTCCTCGGCCCCGACACGGGCATCGAAGAGCGTCTATTAAATAGCCGGATGGTTGTTGGAGCCAGTCAAGGGGATGATAAAGGCGCCTTCCGCCAACGAGTGAACCAACAATTCGAGAGTGCCCGTATTGGCAGCCAACTCACACTTGCGCTGACTCAGGCTGGCATCAAGATGACTGCGGTGGAATTTCTAGCCCTAAATGCCGCCCTCATCATCGGTGCATTTGGGCTTGGTTTCCTGATAGGGCGGACCGTTTACAGCGGGCTCGGGTTGGCCATTCTGGCGTTATTGGGGCCACGATTTTGGCTAAAAAGACAAAAAGAGAAACGTCTTGCTGATTTTCAGTCCCAACTACCAGATGTCTTGAACTTGCTAGTCGGCAGCTTGCGTTCTGGCTACGGTCTGGTCCAGGCATTACAGCTCGTTGCTCAAGAAATGCCCAGCCCGAGTAAAGAGGAGTACGGTCGCGTCACCCAAGAAATGAGCCTCGGGCTTTCAACGGCAGAAGCGCTTGATCGCTTACTTGAACGGATGGAAAGCCCAGATCTGGAAATGGTGGTTGCCGCCATCAATGTGCAAAGCGAAGTTGGGGGCAACCTTGGAAGCATCCTTGACACCATTGCCAATACCATTCGTGAACGCATTCAGATCAAGGGTGAAATTCGCACAATTACAGGCATGCAAAGAATGACCGGTTACATGCTGGCCGGTATGCCGTTTATCCTTGGCGTCATCCTGATGTTACTTAACCCTCGGTATATGATGCAGATGTTTGTCTTTCCTTGGTTTTTCATTCCTATCGGCGCAGCAATCAACATTGTGGTGGGGTTGATTCTCATCAGCAAGATGGTCAACAGCATAGAAGTTTGAAGCGAGCGGAGGCGTTATGGATGCACTTAGGCTCGGACTTCGTGAACTTATTCAGCTCTTGGAACCTTATTTGCACAGCCAGGTAGTGAAAAGCAGCTTCTTGTCCATCCTCGTGATGCTCGCTGTCATTTTGTTTGTCAGTGGATTGCTACAGGAGAAACAGAGGCGGGATTTAGAACGCCGCCTCGAAAAGGTTTCAAACGCAACGAGCCAGAACGATTCCTCAGAATTTGACGTCCCATTCACAGAACGCATTTTACTTCCAGTTGGCAGAGCGCTACTCACCCGACTCGGACGGCTCACACCGCGGAACAACCTTGAGCAAGTGCGTAGGCAGCTAGCGCTGGCTGGCAATCCCGGCAATCTTGTTGTGATCGACTTTCTTGGCCTCAAAGTGTTGTCAGGCATCCTTGGCGGGGTTCTGGCAATCATTTACTTTGTCTCTGTGCGAGACACTCCTTTGTTCTCCTCCCTTATGTTCGGCTTGGTCGGAGCAGGTCTCGGATCATACCTTCCAAATTATTGGTTGAATCGACGCATTCAACAGCGTCGAGAAGAAATCTCCCGCGCTTTACCTGACGCGCTGGATATGCTGACCACCATGGTTGATGCAGGGCTCGGTTTTGACATCGCTCTTCTTCGTCTGGCTCAACGCTGGCAAAACGCGCTTACCGAAGAATTCGAACGCGTTGTTCATGAAATGCAGATGGGCGTGAGACGCGTTGACGCGTTGCGCAATATGGCCGAACGGAATGACGTTCCTGAACTCCGCGCATTTGTTGCAGTCCTCATCCAAGCTGACAGTCTTGGTATCTCCATCGCGAATATTTTGCATGCCCAAAGCGATCAGATCCGCATGCGTCGACGCCAATGGGCGGAAGAGCAAGCCAATAAAATGCCCATCAAGATGCTACCGATCATTGCCTTTTTCATATTTCCGGCTTTGTTCGCTGTTATCTTGGGCCCTGCAATCCCTGGTATTTTGAATGCAATTGGCGGACTGTAATCTACTTGGGCCTATGAGTCAAATGAGTGAACGATGA
This window contains:
- a CDS encoding type II secretion system F family protein codes for the protein MDALRLGLRELIQLLEPYLHSQVVKSSFLSILVMLAVILFVSGLLQEKQRRDLERRLEKVSNATSQNDSSEFDVPFTERILLPVGRALLTRLGRLTPRNNLEQVRRQLALAGNPGNLVVIDFLGLKVLSGILGGVLAIIYFVSVRDTPLFSSLMFGLVGAGLGSYLPNYWLNRRIQQRREEISRALPDALDMLTTMVDAGLGFDIALLRLAQRWQNALTEEFERVVHEMQMGVRRVDALRNMAERNDVPELRAFVAVLIQADSLGISIANILHAQSDQIRMRRRQWAEEQANKMPIKMLPIIAFFIFPALFAVILGPAIPGILNAIGGL